The sequence GAAGTATTAGTGCATAAATGTAGACATAAtcatctgaataataataataataaaaagagtcTGTATGATGCAAAACCCAAAACCATTCAGCTGCTTTCTTTATTTTAAGTTGTGCTTTTCTTGGATTAATTCATTACAGCCCATGTAATgctttacagtttattttacaggAAACTATTTGTGGAAAGACTCATTCGGCTTATATGGCAAAATGATGAGTGTAGAAATGCATTTACTATAGTTCAGATCATACTGTCAATGGCAGAGCAGTGCAGTCAGTACAGTATATAAAGACCAAACAAACCAAAGACCACGTCCGTCTACAAGATTTCCAGTGgttaaaaacacacactcacatactcaAAGTAGCACTTTCAATCTGATTTAAAGTATCCTGAAAATGATTAATACACATTCTTCAGCCAATGTTCTGTTCTGGGTATTTCACCTGAAGTCTCTGTGTTTTTTCCTTCAAGGCTGCATGCGAATGGCTCCATCCAGGCGGATCACCTCACCGTTAATCATGGGGTTTTCTGCTATTGAAGTCACAAGGTGTGCAAACTCGGCTGGATCTCCCAGACGTGACGGGAAGGGCACCTGTCTGGCCAGGAAACTCTGCACTTTTTCTGGTAAACCTGCTAGCAGTGGTGTAGCGAACAGGCCTgtgggggtaaaaaaaaaaaaaaacagtgaattAATGAAGGCGAGCAAAGTTTGAGCAATCTTCATCTCAGTATCACTGACCTGGGGCGATAGTGACCACGCGGATGCCCATCGGAGCAAGGTCTCGAGCGATAGGAAGAGTCATTCCTACAATGCCTCCCTTAGAGGCGGAGTATGCAGCCTGACCCACCTTAAAACACACAATACAAAAGCTGTAGTGAACACTGCTTCACGAAGCTTCTAAAAACGTACTGATGTTTCATTTCAAACAGCAGTTCAGAGCGCATTCAATTGTAGTTTCAGTACTATTTCaatatgttttgaaaatgttatggTTCTCAACTGGGGCTATCAGCTAAATACCATAAAATTCACATGAAGCATGCTGGTTGACTCAGATCACCCCCCAGTGGTGAATCACTGAACAACTTTCATAGTTTttacctgatctcagatcagttttatGAGACATTTGGAAATTAAAAGGACTAATAGTGAACAAGACCACCATAGAACAAGCAATATAAGCcctgaaaatgtataaaataagacatatacaaatacatcaaatatttcATGATATTATACaagctattttttatttgataggtTGTACTTTGAATTAACCATTTACAATGTTTGAAAAAGCCcattttaaagggatggttcacccaaaaatctaatttaCTCTCCCACATGTAGCCTTTATAagactttttttgttgaacaaaagTGGAGATGTTTTGAATAATGTTTGCTGGTGAAAGAGAGAGGGTTTTGagtattgccatatcagcttctatggctgtcatggcaaaaaaaagattaagtttaccacattttataaataacacttttctataattataaaaatattctaagaATTAAAAGACAGCAATAAATACACAacctaaaaatacatatataatgataatatacaaGATAAACTCTAAAACCGTTTAAGGTTTACTTTGATAAAAATTGCACAATTTTAGAAggattcatatttaaaaatatttcatttaaagtctcttcagataaaaaattgttgtctgattacattaaaaacagggcattccacaagaatatgtttaacagtttggtttctgttgcaatattgacattgtTCATGTGTGAGTCTTGTGTGTCTGATACTAATGTTTGTTGGAACCCATAGTAGCAAATAGTAAACAAAATACTATGCAAGTTAGTGggtaccagcatttttcaaaacaatttcttTATAGTTTTTGAACGAGTGAGTAAATGGCATTactttaatttttaggtgaacaaccCCTTTAATGTATGCTTAGCTTAAGTCTTTGTTGTATTTGCATACAATGGTTCAAAACAGTTTAATTGTTATGAAAGCTTAAATTCTCCCATCATTAAAGATCTGCAAGTGCTCATGTTTGAAAGCTTCAGGAGTGCTAATATGCTAATTTGGCAGTCCAAAAAATGAGTTGTAAATGTTAGATTGTGAGTGATTTACCTGGCCGTCATAAGCAGCCACGCTGGCTGTGTTGACGATGCAGCCTCGGTGTCCGTCAGCATCAGGCTCATTCTTTCCCATCTCGCCAACAGCCAGTCTGATTACATTAAACGTCCCAGCGATGTTCACCTTTAGTGGATAAGAATCAAAATACAATATCAATTAAATAGCATAAAATTGTCTATGTTCATATTTCCTCATCTACTTCCAGTACTGATGCTTTAGAGAACTGACAACAGTAAACTTTATCAAACCTTACTGTGACAAAAAAATATGACAATTGCTCTAGGACAGCTAGAACTAGGGAAAGTTTTCACCTGCCGAAAATGgtctacaccaggggtgtccaaacttggtcctggagggccggtgtcctgctgagtttatttccaacctgcttcaacacacctgccaggaagtttctagtatatctagtaagagcttaattagctggttcaggtgtgtttgattagggttggagctaaactctccaggacaccggccctccaggaccgagtgcggacacccctggtctacacCATCTAGAtttcaatgttaaaacagctcaaTATTCAGCTCTGAGGATTTTCCACTCATGTACATGTATAGTTATCAACGCATGAACCACATACGCCCACCAGAAAAGCAAAGTCGCTAAAATAACATGTTGTGCGCACAGTTCTATCTAGCATACtggttcctgctgcttgcaatagtgcTGTTGTGCTGTCATGCCAATACTGATAAAACGGAATCTCTCACACTGTAGATAAAATATTATGATCAATAATTTTTTATTGGCTtgttttttgtaataattattaagtataattaaatatattgagTTACATTTGAATCGCCATAAAAATTGCTTTATTAAACATGACTTAATAAAAGATTggataaaaaaatgaattgatggatgtaggtctgcacaatatatcatgtcagcatcgatatcgcaatgtgatcattcgctaTAGTCACATCTCaagtatacgcaatgttgagtctggattacaaTTGATCATtctgcaagtgttttttttaggcctgtgactgtgaggattttaaaagcattcaggttttGTACAGTTTGTAACTTGaccaatgtgaaaaaagtttgtAAAGTGACCAATTAaaacgattaattttatttaattgtttgtaaaacAAAGATgtgtctattatttttattattatattaaggtgtagtattttttttatatttgattatttaattactgtattcaACTCCTCTGGAAACAATAAAGTGTTATTTCATTTGTATCATTTGTATTTTCTTTATTgattttatctatgcttgtatcTATGCTTATAGATTGTTTCTCCTATATTTTAtgtactcccctacagaatcatcctaatacatttttgcaaatagTTATGCAAATAATCtcatgaaattgtattcatattgcaatatataccgcagaataaaaatattacaatgttagacgtttccaatatcgtgcagccctagatgAATGGAGGGACCTTGACTGGTTTAggtttattaaatcatttattaaaataatttacataaaactactgattcatttataaataaaacaaatcagtgtcTGTATGAATCGATCATATGTTCATAGACTCAAATGTTTGATCAAAAACAGATTCAGGAAGGAAACACTCTAAAATGCACAAATGTTCTGCTCGTTTTATTTCACACTATTTTGAACAGCGagaaaaatcattaaaatgttaCCTATTCACTATCAAGATAGACAATTACACCCTGTACATCATAGAAAtgtacaatttataataatattgttgctAAATATTGTGCACCCCTTTGTTGATAAATGAGTGGCACAAGAGCTTCAGCTTGCAGTTCTATAAAAACAGTGGGGTTATTGCCTTGAGACTTACAGTAATGACACGAGTAAAGTCCTCCAGACTGTGAGGAAGGTCCTTTTTAAAGTTGTACGTTTTAACAGCCACAGCTATTCCAGCACAGTTCACTGCCAAGTCCACTTTACCATACTTCTCCTTAGCTAAATCCACAGCTGATCTTACATCTGACTCTGATGTGacctgaataataaaaaaaaacacaggacaAATCAGAAGAAAACATAAATAACTCATAGTCatcgaatataaaaccaaaaattgaaaatgaaaaacattaaaaaagatgttttttttacttttgactaACTGGAATCCATTTTTCAGGCCACTTTTTCAAAATTCTTCACACGGCTTTCCAAACcaactttcaaaaaaaaaaaaataaaaaatgtccaaCATGAACTAAAACGATCAAAAActttcaaaaatgaaaacttcCTCACCTTTGAgtgattctaaacttttatgaatttctttcttgttttgaacacaaaacaagatattctgaagaatgatggGGTGAAAAAGCAGCCCTTAAatggccatgaaaccccccttttTCAGTTCAAGTCCACCTTagaaatttttcaaaaaatgctccgaGAGGGGCGTGGAGCTCTGTGAGCAGAGGGGGGAGTGGGAGTGGCCGGTAGCACAGGGGACAAAGAGGGGACATTAAACaataatttaatgtcctgctacatttgttattcctaATTTCAtaaacacataaccacaattCGTTATTTCATTATAAAGATAACCATGTTTAAATAAACACTACAAATAAGGATTTCTCTactcctcaatccccgggtctgaatgcagacacagtggatagcagtgcagccggtctcttgccctatctattgcaaccattaaccctgccggtaatctggaggattttaaacataggcgaacgcagcagcacggatataggcgatgtgtctcaATAACGAACCATAGActgtaacaaactcaactgataaaagtctgccattctccaattcttgtacagctctcccgacataAATGCTTAGTGCAAACCAGCTGCTTTGCTGTATCGGCACTGACAGCGtcacagggaaaaacatgcaacaaaccctgtggattatggaaacaaacacatacgacccgtgTCTCACCGAGTCATTGGGTCTCAGCTTGGCAGGTGTGCTTTGCTTTGGAAAGCACGTGCGCtcgtgaataattaagaagcggGGTCTTTTCaaaggataagaaaactccgcaatgaataataatgagaaaccgacgcatcAAACCTCCACTTGCAGTTTGGCTCCATGTCACCgcttttgatcccgccccaaaaattattttaaatcaggaagataaaattagctgacaaaggctcaaaattatccagttttccccacaattaaagctgagaggtgctaatgttgtcttaactgatgctcaacacacacaaatctgttaaaatctcaaaaaataaatactccagggtttcttgaacctttaagttCATATCCATCGCAGGaacataaaatactataaaagtcagttgcttttttttcagcattctttaatatCTCTTTCTTTGTgtccaaaagaagaaagaaaataatctGCAGGTtagtggccctccaggactgaacaGCCTGGTATAGACAGTGTTGGGCACGTTTTTTTAAACGAGTAATtagttacataaaaataaaagtaaataattaccaaggaaagtaactattgcattacttttaaaaatgtatattttgtcaaatgactataaaatagatataaaacaTTGATAATACTCTAATCTACaccattttaatgttgttgtgggggAATGTAAGAGAcaaccatcaaattcaacatatcatTATAATATTAGAAAATACGGAAAAGTTGTGCTTATATTTGCAGTTTGCAAACGCTACCTTTGAATTTGTTGAACTCCTGGTCGTTGGTGTGTGCgactgtgcttgtgtgtgaacaccctaactcaggcatgtccaagctcggtcctggagggccggtgtcctgcaaagtttagttccaaccccaattagacacacctgggctagctaatcaagcacttactagtctttccagaaacatccgtgcaggtgtgttgaggcaagttggagctaaaatctgcaggacaccggccctccaggaccgagtttggacacctctgcccTAACTACTCGGTGTCTGATTGGCAAACGATGGAGATATACTCTATCTTCtcgttctcagttacaccacaaACACAGAttcaccaatcatcatcactggttggttatgtgtcccacCCCAGtcctgaacacacactcacaccctcCAGAGAACGAGAGGTCTTATGGTTAAGAGATGCTGCTCGCATGAAAACCGcatcagtgttctcaattatagtaatgcgcattttattgtcagtaactgCAATGAGTTTTAAAAATCTGACTTATTACAGCTATCAACATTTTCTCAATAATTAAGTGTCACTCACATCAGTTGGTGCAAATGCACATCTGTCCCCGAGAGCAGCGGCCACCTTGTGTCCATCTGAGCTGGGCAGGTCCAGGATCACCGCACTGGCTCCATGTTTGATGAGACGCTCCACTGTAGCTCTACCCAAACCAGAGGCCCCTCCGGTCACCAAGCCCACCATTCCCTATCAAATCACACACCATAGTCAAATACTTTTACATCTATGGTTGGATGTTTACTGCAGAGATTAATGTTAAAGTCATGTTATATGTTTGGCAACAATTCTTTTAAACCTAAATTATGCAGCATATACgtctttatttagtaaacaaccATATTGGAAAATGAATCTCCTGGTTATATTGCAAGTGTCTAATGTCAAATAATGctcaaatttgtgtgtgtgtgtctgtatgcatgcatgcatgcaggggcgtagcaacgaggggggggggggatacgtccccctcacttttagagaaatcacttagaaacaggtgattaataactATATGAActtatgatctcatacagccatcccccccacttttaaaatgcccgctacgcccctgcaagcatgcatgcatgcatgtatatatatatatatatatatatatatatatatatatatatatatatatatatatatatatatatatatatatatatatatatatatatatatatataaagacttCATTTTCACACATGAATTGATCACCAATCAGGCTAACATCAGCCAGGCATTGATGTCTACTGACAAGACTTAAATGTGATGCTCAAGCACTGGTCGTGTTTTATTGTTAGCCTTTTTAAATGAGATAATGTTTCACTTGATATGATTACAATGATAATGCAAAATGTGTTTAAGTGGCAAAAAATTTATGATCTGCCTCTTGAGCCAGGAAAAACCCTGAGCATAAAAACATCTCTTGTTCATTGTCCACCCGAACAATGAAGACATTTGCAGAAACAAACCTTTGACAGTCATGAACTGGCCTCCAAAGAGTCCAAACCTGAACATTATAGAGGAtggatgagtaaataaatgaacaaatgacatCTAAATCTAAACGAGCTAAGGGAAGTGCTTCACGTTGTGCTTAACGCCAAGGGAAGTCACATTAAATAATGCCTTTTACAAAGTTTTGTTCTGGAAATTGCAGTTGCATATTAATTTACCGTGCTTTCTGTTTATAAGCATAAATATGGCTGGTCATTAAAACTTTGCAAAACCAACAGAGTTGGTTGTGGCAACTTAAGACTTTTGCGTAAATGATACTATGTATACAATTCCTCAAACAACAAATCTAATGGTGGCTTAAGACTTTTGTATGTATAAAATTAAGTTTGCAAAGCAGTAACTTTATGGTGCTGTATAACTCAAGGACAAGAGAGTTACATAACCTGCACAAAGCTTGATGCTTCACTGTACACTCCAAACAGTGCAGCCATACTTCAACTAAAGTGCGACACAAAACAGCGAGGTCTGAGTAACGAATGAGGACTATCTGCTACGATTTAACATGGAGAACAAAGCTAGTTAAGCGACAATGTTCTGATGTTTACCTGTCTATCAGTCAAACACTTATGTGCACTCCACTCAACTTGTTAGCTTTGCAGCCAGCTATAACTTCagattaacatgaactaatacgaAATAGAAACACATGACAGCGTTAATAACGCTAGCAGCGAAGCAAATTAAAAAGTTGAAGTATAGTTTCATAATGCTTTATGTACAGTAAATttctataaattcattcatttgctttctCACCTTGACACTTCTGATGTTCGCCATTTTCATACGCACGCTGCAGCTGCTTGGGTACCAGTGGTGGCGTCACTATGCAACGTAGGAGcgtcttcagccaatcagaaatacAGAGTGACAACGCCTTTTAAAGCGATTGGCtgaagttcatttgattgacagctttacAGGAAATCTCGCGCTGTAGTCCATTCAGAattcagaatttacatttttaaggcGCTAAGGCTCTTCAATAAACTACATTTAATCCTGATTTGTTAACGGTAGCCTGTAgaattatatttttacatatttaatacaaatttatgAGCCATATAATTTaggaatattaaaaacaaaatcaatctAGTACGTAcatttaaagtatatataaagAATGAACAGTGAAACGGAAATGAAGAGATTACAGTCTCAAATGTCCAGACTGACAAACCACTACAAAAATTAACCGTTATAGTAAACGTGTAGTAACCATGTTGACATGTATAACCAGTTTATATGGCTTAACTTAAGGGTAATTTGTGGTTACCATGGTTTCACTACaataacaatgtttaaaaaaatagttgGCAGTAAAATTTTGAACACCTTTTCTGAAcaccttttaaagggatagttcatccaaacctgtagctggaagggcatccgctgcgtaaaacatgctggaatagttggcagctcattcctcagtggcgacccctgataaataaagaactaagccaaaagtaaataaataagttcaCCCAAacctgaaaactctgtcatcatttactcacgcttcACATATCAGTGTTTGAatttcgttcttctgttgaaccaaaagatattttgaaaaatgtattcgTTTTTCCTAAGAACATtgaaggtttctaacattctGTAAAACATCATCATTTGTGCttaacagacaaaaaaaagaaacaaactggtttgaaagcacttgagggtgagtaaatagagaataaattaaaattttttgttGAACAATCCCTTTATCCATCAACTAAAGACGAGTCATGAATATGATTTCTGAcatcaatgttttatttattaaactgtagTTCACCATGTCTCTACAATTTTCCCTCTCAGAAAAGTACAAAGATGCACAATTTCATCTCTTCACAAAAGCCCTGTCTGTGTGAAGGTCCATCATTGGAGGGTCTGATGTGAAGGAGCAGCTGTGAGAAAGACAGTAGGCTGTATAGTTATCTCCCAGATCTGGTGTGATCCCAAACTATACAAACTACTACCTCATTCCACAGCCCCCAATGCCTGCTACCCTGCGGGAGGAGACAAAAGGCAGAAAGACgtgtcagcagcagcagcaccatAAACACGTTTGCTTATTTGTgctatttttattcaaaatataatgCACCACCCTTGCAATTGCTAATTTGATTTTCATAAATCCCACAGTGAAAGGCTGTCGTCATCACCATCCTTTAACCCAGTATTAACCTTGATCAAACATCCACGCCACAGAGTGTGGGCAGGTTTCTGGCAATGCATCTCATCTTTTGAAATATGAGTCATGATATACCACCAACAACAAAGAGATGGATGAGGATCTGCTGCTTTGCAGTGTTTGATGTGATAAATAAATTGCCATTTTAGGATCAGTAAAAAGCTTAGAAAGCAATGGCAATATAAACATGAACGCTGTTTATTAAATAGTGATTTACGATAGAGTGCACATCTTACAATACATGCAGAACTATATTTCACAGTGCTCTCTGATTTACTACAACCCTGCATTTTACAGTGAAGTAAAGATGATTTGAGAATAGGcgtgggatgataaccgttttcaaggtataccgctgtttggaaaagtcaaggttttaaaaataaaggtgaaagaAAATATTTCCTGCGTGGTTAATTACAGTATATTGAAACGAGAGTTTTTAGCTGTTGAGTGGTGGTCTAACTAATGAAGCTATGTGATTGAATGTGGGataaaagggtggagtgagaggattgtgtcaCGCACTTGAGGAAGGCATTGGACTGAAACGTCTGTGTTTTGTATCtcctaagaatgtaaaataaagtgatattaagtaattatttaatgaatgcgaatcatgaccttctgaataaTATTAACTAGATTAACGCACCAAAAATCTAAAAACCGCGTGCGCGCGGTGCAAAATTCATTACTAAAGTTTGTGGTGTGTTTGctatggtgtgtgtgtttttttttactttaggtatctccagcagaaaagatctccaaagatgctgtttcaaactgtaaagaaatctgtgcttttgaaagcaATGAGGACAGCAGAAGAAATGCtgaattaattatttagcctgacatgctcactgctctaaaatatttcaaatgtttctcaaaaaaaaatacattgtgttaGCGGGTGGgggggttgttgttttttacccagacatttaaaaagaatagtttagagcagtaatcacaatacgtgaaaccgtgatatttttatccatggttATAATAGTgacagaatcttataccggccagTGCCTATGCGAGAAAGGTGTAGCTGTATCTAGATGTATTAGAACTGGTCCTTGAGTGATATTAAATAGGAAgtttacacacaaaaataatatttactgttaactctactgaaaaaaaaaaacagcttaaaccagcctacgcctgttttagaggggttttggtcacttccaggctagtttccagccatttccagcctggtcttagctggtcaggctgaaaaatgaccagcttaaactagcttgaccagtctggttttagctgggctcccagcctggctagactggtcaagctggttttagctggtcatctaccagcctgaccagctaagaccaggctggaaaccagcctgaaagtggccaaaacccctctaagacaagccaaccagcctaggctggtttaagatgtttttttcagtagggaaatgaCTCATCCGTGGGTCATTTAAAATGTCGTTACAAGATTTAACCATGAAGGTTAATTTTATCCAAAGTTgtggttcttggtgattcataaaatgtaagtcaaCGACTACTCGCACTTTgagaattaaaacaaaataaacacccTCATTATTttacactgaggtcttgtgaagggAAAGGATTCATCTGTTTAAGAAACTGAAAATTTTTACTAAACATGAATGTGTTGAGAGCAGTCTGGAGCTTCATAAAAGACCACCAGACGATgttgaattttattaaaaaaaattacatagtATTTAGTATTCCTTTAGGCTATGATAACACTAAAGCATACAATACAGAATAGCTCCTTTGCAAAA comes from Danio aesculapii chromosome 23, fDanAes4.1, whole genome shotgun sequence and encodes:
- the hsd17b10 gene encoding 3-hydroxyacyl-CoA dehydrogenase type-2; translation: MKMANIRSVKGMVGLVTGGASGLGRATVERLIKHGASAVILDLPSSDGHKVAAALGDRCAFAPTDVTSESDVRSAVDLAKEKYGKVDLAVNCAGIAVAVKTYNFKKDLPHSLEDFTRVITVNIAGTFNVIRLAVGEMGKNEPDADGHRGCIVNTASVAAYDGQVGQAAYSASKGGIVGMTLPIARDLAPMGIRVVTIAPGLFATPLLAGLPEKVQSFLARQVPFPSRLGDPAEFAHLVTSIAENPMINGEVIRLDGAIRMQP